A region from the Actinomycetota bacterium genome encodes:
- a CDS encoding sigma-70 family RNA polymerase sigma factor: MGGEAALSVEARFLEPDLPDELQQAYAQTFDRLRRMFRARGCTPEEAADLAQDAAVRAFVHIRRWGVNGTGLDPLLNRIARNLLIDRYRRTTPHIVPLDDAGELQDPDQDPTEEVVRRQRTHAVHSAIQGLPLRHQKAITYSLNGLTPEEVGRRMGIGRNAADALLHRARRSLKERLQTVGEGMFGVALGVRVRATGLIRRAGVESGMGDVGVAAFANAALGIATAAMIAVLAVTGGNGTSGSSWDATTGGFAAVAAAREAAGSAPAGLAPGADTSSVGMNGGSGGSGSNTYSFGPAAGSLGRNGTDNTATVDIPGDPHEEPIIEIHGYVVRRPADDTPEGPVDGLSQKLCIAGIGGICGA; the protein is encoded by the coding sequence CCGTCGAGGCTCGATTTCTCGAACCTGATCTGCCGGACGAGCTACAACAGGCGTACGCGCAGACGTTCGATCGGCTGCGGCGCATGTTCCGTGCGCGGGGATGCACGCCTGAAGAGGCGGCAGACTTAGCGCAAGACGCCGCCGTGCGAGCGTTCGTCCACATCCGGCGCTGGGGCGTCAACGGGACGGGGCTCGACCCGCTGCTCAACCGCATCGCGCGAAACCTCCTGATCGACCGCTACCGGCGGACCACGCCGCACATCGTGCCCTTGGACGACGCAGGCGAGCTGCAGGATCCCGATCAGGACCCCACCGAGGAAGTCGTGCGGCGTCAGCGCACCCACGCAGTGCACAGTGCCATCCAGGGGCTTCCGCTGCGACACCAGAAGGCGATCACCTATTCGCTGAACGGTCTCACCCCCGAAGAGGTCGGCCGTCGCATGGGGATCGGCCGCAACGCCGCCGACGCGCTGCTGCATCGTGCGCGCCGGAGCCTGAAGGAACGGCTCCAGACCGTCGGCGAAGGCATGTTCGGCGTCGCGCTCGGCGTTCGGGTGCGTGCGACGGGATTGATCCGGCGCGCCGGCGTCGAGTCTGGGATGGGCGATGTGGGCGTCGCGGCGTTCGCCAATGCGGCGCTCGGGATCGCGACCGCGGCCATGATTGCAGTGCTCGCAGTGACCGGTGGCAACGGCACGTCGGGATCCTCGTGGGATGCCACGACTGGAGGCTTCGCTGCCGTCGCGGCCGCTCGCGAAGCAGCCGGCTCCGCTCCAGCAGGTCTCGCCCCGGGGGCCGATACCTCGTCCGTTGGGATGAACGGGGGTTCGGGTGGATCTGGCTCGAACACCTACAGCTTCGGCCCTGCCGCCGGGTCGCTCGGCCGCAACGGAACGGACAACACGGCTACCGTCGACATTCCCGGTGATCCGCACGAGGAACCCATCATCGAGATCCATGGGTATGTCGTCCGGCGCCCGGCCGACGACACCCCCGAAGGCCCCGTCGATGGGCTATCGCAGAAGTTGTGCATCGCGGGAATAGGAGGGATCTGCGGTGCGTAA